A region from the Malus domestica chromosome 07, GDT2T_hap1 genome encodes:
- the LOC114825907 gene encoding ATP-dependent DNA helicase SRS2-like protein At4g25120 isoform X2: MIKMTLPGCDDGSYRQVFKGLLPFEKEEKKKVIDYIDKISTHRKCSFISAACDIFSAKISGTLKRTQLTQGRKVLLTLEMISKLVLRKYLLEQRAVVDVDGGKLLNEDSDVGSVRASTISSPSLEECPNSFDWLQPFLNLSV; the protein is encoded by the exons ATGATTAAAATGACTTTGCCTGGTTGTGATGATGGATCATATAGGCAAGTCTTCAAGGGTCTACTTCCTTTtgagaaagaggaaaagaagaaG gtGATCGATTATATTGACAAAATCTCAACTCACAGAAAATGCAGCTTCATATCAGCCGCTTGTGACATCTTTAGTGCAAAAATTTCTGGTACCTTGAAgag GACTCAGCTTACCCAAGGACGCAAGGTGCTGTTAACACTAGAGATGATTTCAAAACTTGTTCTCAGG AAGTACCTTCTTGAGCAACGTGCAGTTGTTGATGTAGATGGAGGAAAACTGCTGAATGAAGACAGTGACGTGGGATCTGTAAGAGCCTCAACGATTTCATCTCCCTCTTTGGAAGAATGTCCCAACAGCTTCGACTGGCTCCAGCCCTTTTTAAATCTTTCAGTTTAA
- the LOC114825907 gene encoding ATP-dependent DNA helicase SRS2-like protein At4g25120 isoform X4, with product MAKVRDTVSEECQESWKAIVIDEFQDTSAMQYSLLRILASHNHITIVGDDDQSIFSFNGADSSGFDSFCKDFSNYKEVIIKESHNEDA from the exons ATGGCTAAAGTTCGTGACACAG TGTCGGAGGAGTGCCAGGAGTCATGGAAAGCTATTGTAATAGACGAGTTTCAAGACACAAGTGCTATGCAGTATAGTCTTTTGCGGATTCTCGCCTCTCATAACCACATAACCATTGTTGGTGATGATGATCAG TCCATTTTCAGTTTCAACGGGGCGGACAGTTCTGGATTTGATTCTTTTTGTAAAGATTTTTCAAATTACAAAGAG GTAATTATCAAGGAAAGTCACAATGAGGATGCATAA
- the LOC114825907 gene encoding ATP-dependent DNA helicase SRS2-like protein At4g25120 isoform X3 translates to MAKVRDTVSEECQESWKAIVIDEFQDTSAMQYSLLRILASHNHITIVGDDDQSIFSFNGADSSGFDSFCKDFSNYKEIRLNKNYRSTRYIVEAASSVIKNNKK, encoded by the exons ATGGCTAAAGTTCGTGACACAG TGTCGGAGGAGTGCCAGGAGTCATGGAAAGCTATTGTAATAGACGAGTTTCAAGACACAAGTGCTATGCAGTATAGTCTTTTGCGGATTCTCGCCTCTCATAACCACATAACCATTGTTGGTGATGATGATCAG TCCATTTTCAGTTTCAACGGGGCGGACAGTTCTGGATTTGATTCTTTTTGTAAAGATTTTTCAAATTACAAAGAG ATTAGGCTTAATAAAAACTATCGGTCCACACGCTATATTGTGGAAGCTGCATCTTCtgttataaaaaacaataagaagTGA